The sequence TCGGCCGCGACCTCGAAGACGCGAAGTGCATTGAGGGGAGGAAGGCGATTGCTGGCCACTTTTCATCAAAAAAAACTAAACGATCAGACAAATATCCTTCGTTTGCGGCCTTGCGTCCAGCCCGCGATGATGGGCGCCTCCTCAGAGCGAGCCTGTTTCTCCCGGCCATGGCCTTCGTCAGCATCGATACCGGCACCACCAATACCCGCGTCACCGTGTGGCGCGGGACGGAGGCCGCATTTACCGCCGCCCGCGGCGTGGGCGTGCGCGACACCGCTACCAGCGGCAGCCGTGCGGCCCTGCAGGCGGCGGTGCGCGAGAGCCTGGATGAAGCGCTGGCGGCGAGCGGCACGCATCTGCGCGAGGTCGAACTGATCCTCGCCTCCGGCATGATCACTTCGAACATGGGCCTGCACGAGCTGCCGCATCTGCCGGCCCCGGCCGACCGCGCCGCGCTGGCCGCCGGCATGGCGAGCGTGGTGATCCCCGAGGTCTGCCCGCGGCCGATCTGGTTCGTGCCCGGCGTGCGCAATCCGGTGGGCGACATCGGCCTGCACAACTGCGAGGCCATGGACATGATGCGCGGCGAAGAGACCGAGACCATGGGCCTGGTCGAACGCCTGGCGCTGCGCGAGCCCACGGTGGTGGTGCTGCCGGGCTCGCACTCGAAGTTCGTGCATCTGGACGAGCGCCAGCGCATCGTCGGCTGCGTCACCACGCTGGCGGGCGAGCTGCTCAATGTGCTGACCCATAACACCATCCTCGCCGGGTCGCTGGACAACGACTTCGCTGATGCGATCGACGCCGAGATGCTGCTCGCCGGTGCGCGCTCGGCCGGCAGCATCGGTCTCGGGCGCGCCGCCTTCACCGTGCGCATCCTCGACCAGTTCAGTGTCTATGGCCGCAACGCGCGCGCCAACTTTCTGCTCGGCGCGGTGCTGGGGTCGGACCTGCTGACGCTCAAGAACAGCAGCGCGATCCGCATGCGCCCGGGCACCCGCTTCCTGATCACCGGCAAGCCCTTGCTGCGCGATGCGCTGGCCCTGTTGGTGGCCGGCGACAACTTCTTCTCCGGCCAGGTGACGGCCACGACCGACACAGAGCAGGACAACCTCGCCGGCTTCGGTGCGCTGTGTCTCGCGCGCGAACGCGGCCTCATCGGAGCCTGGGCGTGAGCGACTGGCTGCCTGACGCGCTCACCACGCTCCCGCTCATCGCGATCCTGC is a genomic window of Niveibacterium sp. SC-1 containing:
- a CDS encoding 2-dehydro-3-deoxygalactonokinase, whose protein sequence is MAFVSIDTGTTNTRVTVWRGTEAAFTAARGVGVRDTATSGSRAALQAAVRESLDEALAASGTHLREVELILASGMITSNMGLHELPHLPAPADRAALAAGMASVVIPEVCPRPIWFVPGVRNPVGDIGLHNCEAMDMMRGEETETMGLVERLALREPTVVVLPGSHSKFVHLDERQRIVGCVTTLAGELLNVLTHNTILAGSLDNDFADAIDAEMLLAGARSAGSIGLGRAAFTVRILDQFSVYGRNARANFLLGAVLGSDLLTLKNSSAIRMRPGTRFLITGKPLLRDALALLVAGDNFFSGQVTATTDTEQDNLAGFGALCLARERGLIGAWA